In a single window of the Solanum stenotomum isolate F172 unplaced genomic scaffold, ASM1918654v1 scaffold16320, whole genome shotgun sequence genome:
- the LOC125850344 gene encoding temperature-induced lipocalin-1-like, with the protein MATKVMEVVKNLDLKRYMGRWYEIASFPSRFQPKDGVDTRATYTLNSDGTVHVLNETWCNGKRGFIEGTAYKADPNSDEAKLKVRFYVPPFLPIIPVTGDYWVLYIDEDYQYALIGQPSRRYLWILSRRTCLDDEIYNQLVEKAKEEGYDVSKLHKTPQSDSPPESEDSPEDTKGIWWIKSILGK; encoded by the exons atggcTACAAAAGTAATGGAAGTGGTAAAGAATCTTGATTTAAAGAGGTATATGGGTAGATGGTATGAAATTGCTTCATTCCCATCAAGATTTCAGCCTAAAGATGGAGTGGACACAAGGGCTACTTATACATTGAACTCAGATGGCACTGTACATGTGCTGAATGAAACATGGTGTAATGGCAAAAGAGGGTTTATTGAAGGAACTGCTTATAAGGCTGATCCTAATAGTGATGAGGCAAAATTGAAAGTCAGGTTTTATGTTCCACCATTTTTGCCTATTATTCCTGTAACTGGTGATTATTGGGTTTTGTATATTGATGAGGATTATCAGTATGCTTTGATTGGTCAGCCTAGCAGGAGGTATTTATGG ATATTAAGTAGGCGAACATGTCTTGATGATGAGATTTACAACCAGCTTGTTGAGAAGGCTAAAGAAGAAGGCTACGACGTGAGTAAGCTCCACAAGACACCACAATCTGATTCCCCACCAGAGAGTGAAGATAGCCCCGAAGACACCAAAGGAATTTGGTGGATCAAATCAATCCTTGGAAAATAG
- the LOC125850374 gene encoding zinc protease PQQL-like yields MAMDSGNGAYICISFPLYLERETLDEDRCFLNILRSLMRIKVMHILRHQKRMVYFIEVCSFNPHDHWSSSDSMSPGMLYFLIHIGNMNETEKVVETVVQAMTELQADGPLEHQIQTALDSVPTKEEEERNTFKYIFMQWVVWSMYYVGGLSHSYQTLRELKANTPTRFNADVIKSSLKRFLPWPCSSQYSVLYLTC; encoded by the exons ATGGCCATGGACAGTGGGAATGGAGCTTATATTTGTATAAGTTTTCCTCTTTATCTAGAGAGGGAGACATTG GATGAAGATCGCTGTTTCTTGAATATTTTGAGGTCACTCATGAGAATTAAAGTGATGCACATTCTTCGTCACCAAAAAAGAATG GTGTATTTTATTGAAGTGTGCTCATTCAATCCACATGATCATTGGTCATCCAGTGACTCTATGAGTCCCGGAATGCTATACTTCCTGATTCATATTGGAAATATGAATGAAACCGAGAAG GTGGTAGAAACCGTGGTCCAGGCGATGACAGAACTACAAGCAGATGGTCCTCTagaacatcaaattcaaacTGCGTTGGATTCGGTACCAacaaaagaagaggaagag CGAAACACGTTTAAGTATATTTTCATGCAATGGGTAGTTTGGTCAATGTATTATGTTGGAGGTCTATCTCATTCTTATCAG ACGCTGAGAGAGTTGAAAGCAAATACTCCAACTCGCTTCAATGCGGATGTTATCAAGTCCTCGTTGAAGAGGTTTCTGCCTTGGCCTTGTAGTAGCCAGTACAGTGTTTTATATTTGACCTGCTAA